The DNA sequence ATGGCGGGTGCGGTCGCGGTGATCGAAGAGGCTCCGCAGTCGCAGACTCAGTAGTTCCTGCGCTTGTGAATCACTGTGCTTTGCGGTTGTTCTCGGGATCTTCCAGGAGCATGTAGCGTCCCAGCATGCGCTTGAGTTCGGTGACCGTCGCGGAGTGGTTCTGACCTTCTTGCACCGAGAAGCTGAGCAGCGAGTACGCCGTGTGCACCAGGAGTTCGGACATCAGCGCCCGGCGCCTGCGATCGGGGGTCAGTGGGGCGATGATCCGCGCGACCAATTCCGCCAGCGCACGCTCGTGCACGGTGGCAGTGGCGCGAGTGGCGGGCGTCGACTGCACAGCAAGCCACACCGCGCGTCGGGACGGATCGTCGTGCCACAGCTGCGCCAGGTGATCGATGAACTTCTCCAGTAGGCGAGGCCAGTCCAGAGACGGAACCTCCGCGGCGAATCTGGCCAGTTCACTCTGTACCCCGGCAGCGTCCTCGCGATCGAGTTCGCAGACCACGACGTACTTGTTCGCGAAGTACTGATAGAGCGTCCCGATCGGGACGTCGGCGCGCTGGGCGATGTGCTCACACGTCAGCGACTCGAAGCCGACCTCGATCAGCAGGTCGCGCGCAGCGGCCAGCATCGCATCGAACCGCAGTTGGCTGCGTTGCTGTGTGGGCCGTTTGCGCGGAACGAGTGGTTCGGAACTGAGCAACCGAGAGACACCGGTCTTGAGGGCGCCGGAATCCCCGGTGCCGGTACCGGACTGCCGCTGGGCCATGGCCACAGGTCGCTTCGGCTAGACCGAGAGGTCGCGGCGAAGTTTCGCCACGTGCCCTGTGGCGCGCACGTTGTACTGTGCCACAGCGATTTTGCCCTCGGCATCCACCAGAAAGGTGGATCGGATCACTCCGGTGACGGTTTTGCCGTACATCTTCTTCTCACCGAACGCACCCCAGGCCGTGAGGACTGCCTTCTCCGGGTCGGACAGAAGCGGGAACGTCAGCTCCTCTGCGTCGCGGAACTTGGCCAGTTTTGCGGGCTTGTCCGGAGAAATGCCGATGACCTCGACACCCGCGTCGTTCAGCTCGCCCAGGTTGTCACGGAAGTCGCAGGCCTGCTTGGTACAGCCCGGTGTGCTGGCAGCGGGGTAGAAATAGACGATCACCTGACGTCCCCGATAGTCGTCGAGCGAGACAGTGTTTCCGTCGGCGTCCGGCAGGGAAAAGCCTGGGGCCTTGTCGCCCACTGCGAGTCGTGTGTTCTCAGTCATCGGGTTCAGGCTAGCCGAGGACGCAATTCGTGTGGCGGAACACTGGCAACCCGGACTGTGAACTACCGTAGAGCCCGAATACTGACCGGCCGCTCCGCGCCTTCGTACGAGCGCGGGGAGTGGACTTCACCGATGGAGGACCTTGTGGGACGCGATACCGACGACATCGAGCGCGAGATCGAACGGGCCCGCGACGAACTCGCCGAGACCCTGGACGCGCTTGCGACCCGTGCCAATCCTCAGCGGCTGGCCGAAGACGCCAAGGCCACTGCGCTCGTGACCCTCCAGAAGCCGGCGGTCGCGGGAACGCTGATCGCGGTCGGAGTCGTCGTGGTCGCGATCGTCATCAAGAAAATCGTCTCCTGAGCAGCTGACTGACTGAGCAGCTTCAGTCGAGCGGCCGGGACCCCGACCGCTCGACCGAAG is a window from the Williamsia sp. DF01-3 genome containing:
- a CDS encoding TetR/AcrR family transcriptional regulator; protein product: MAQRQSGTGTGDSGALKTGVSRLLSSEPLVPRKRPTQQRSQLRFDAMLAAARDLLIEVGFESLTCEHIAQRADVPIGTLYQYFANKYVVVCELDREDAAGVQSELARFAAEVPSLDWPRLLEKFIDHLAQLWHDDPSRRAVWLAVQSTPATRATATVHERALAELVARIIAPLTPDRRRRALMSELLVHTAYSLLSFSVQEGQNHSATVTELKRMLGRYMLLEDPENNRKAQ
- the bcp gene encoding thioredoxin-dependent thiol peroxidase; protein product: MTENTRLAVGDKAPGFSLPDADGNTVSLDDYRGRQVIVYFYPAASTPGCTKQACDFRDNLGELNDAGVEVIGISPDKPAKLAKFRDAEELTFPLLSDPEKAVLTAWGAFGEKKMYGKTVTGVIRSTFLVDAEGKIAVAQYNVRATGHVAKLRRDLSV
- a CDS encoding DUF3618 domain-containing protein yields the protein MGRDTDDIEREIERARDELAETLDALATRANPQRLAEDAKATALVTLQKPAVAGTLIAVGVVVVAIVIKKIVS